A region from the Triticum aestivum cultivar Chinese Spring chromosome 3D, IWGSC CS RefSeq v2.1, whole genome shotgun sequence genome encodes:
- the LOC123077896 gene encoding 25.3 kDa vesicle transport protein, translating to MVKLTMIARITDGLPLAEGLDDGRDLKDADFYKQQAKLLFKNLSKGQHESSRLSIETGPYYFHYIIESRVCYLTMCDRSYPKKLAFQYLEDLKNEFERVNGNQIETAARPYAFIKFDTFIQKTRKLYLDTRTQRNLAKLNDELYEVHQIMTRNVQEVLGVGEKLDQVSQMSSRLTSDTRMYADKAKDLNRQALIRKYAPVAIVMGIVLMLFWVKNKIW from the exons ATGGTGAAGCTGACAATGATAGCCCGTATCACTGATGGCCTTCCATTGGCGGAGGGGTTAGATGATGGTCGAGATCTGAAGGATGCTGACTTCtacaagcagcaagcaaaactgTTGTTCAAAAACTTATCTAAAGGCCAACACGAATCATCAAGGCTGTCAATTGAGACTGGACCGTACTATTTCCA TTACATCATTGAGAGCCGCGTGTGCTATTTGACAATGTGTGACCGTTCTTATCCCAAGAAACTTGCATTCCAGTATTTAGAAGATCTAAAAAATGAATTCGAGAGGGTCAATGGCAACCAAATTGAAACTGCTGCAAGGCCATATGCTTTCATCAAATTTG ATACATTCATACAGAAAACTAGGAAACTATATTTGGATACCAGAACCCAGAGGAACCTTGCCAAGTTGAATGATGAGCTCTACGAGGTGCACCAGATTATGACTCGCAATGTTCAAGAAGTTCTTGGTGTGGGTGAAAAACTAGATC AGGTGAGTCAAATGTCTAGTAGGTTGACCTCTGATACGAGAATGTATGCAGACAAGGCAAAGGATCTCAATCGCCAG GCCTTAATTCGGAAGTATGCCCCTGTGGCCATTGTGATGGGGATAGTACTGATGCTCTTTTGGGTCAAGAACAAGATATGGTGA